The Sagittula stellata E-37 sequence TGACATGCCGATGATGAACCTGCTCGTGGCCTTCAACGGTTCGGATGGCTCGGTCGCCGCTCTGCGCTATGCCGCGTCGCTGGCGGAACGGCTGGGCGCGCATGTCACCGCCATACTGGCACACAGTTCGCACGAGGTGATCGACAAGCGGTCACGCTGGATCCCGAAGGAAGCGCGCGCGCTGCTCGACGCCGCCAACTCGGACATCCTGCGCGAGATCGAAGCGAAGTTCGAAACGGAACGCTCTGCCCTGGGGTTGGCCACCGGGCTTCAGTTGAAGGAAGTCACCGGCCGTGTCGACAACGTCCTGTCGGAAGCCGCGCGGCACTACGACATGCTCATCGTGGGCAGCCATGCCGACACCGACGACGAACATGTGACGCTGCACCCGGACCGCATCGCGCTGATGTCCGGGCGTCCGGTGGTTGTCGTGCCTGCGGGCTATGCCGGCGGCGGCGGGCTCAGCCACTCCGCGCTGGCCTGGGACGGCGGCCGCGCCGCGGCGCGTGCCCTGTCGGACAGCCTGCGCCTGATCGAAGACGACGGGCGCGTCAGCGTGCTGACCGTCGGGCCGCGTGCCGCATGGCCGATCGAGGACCTGATGACCCACCTCTCCCGTCACGGCGTCGAAGCCGTGCACGAGGAATGGCCGACGTCGCACCCTGTCGCCCCTACCCTTCTCGCCTGGTGCCAGAAGCATCGCCCATCGCTTCTGGTGCTCGGCGCATTCGAGCATTCGAAGTTCCGTGAAGATCTGCTTGGCGGTGTCACCTCCGAGGTACTGGCGCAGATCGACATTCCCGTACTCCTGTCGCACT is a genomic window containing:
- a CDS encoding universal stress protein; its protein translation is MPMMNLLVAFNGSDGSVAALRYAASLAERLGAHVTAILAHSSHEVIDKRSRWIPKEARALLDAANSDILREIEAKFETERSALGLATGLQLKEVTGRVDNVLSEAARHYDMLIVGSHADTDDEHVTLHPDRIALMSGRPVVVVPAGYAGGGGLSHSALAWDGGRAAARALSDSLRLIEDDGRVSVLTVGPRAAWPIEDLMTHLSRHGVEAVHEEWPTSHPVAPTLLAWCQKHRPSLLVLGAFEHSKFREDLLGGVTSEVLAQIDIPVLLSH